ccCTAttttcctggctggcctagaacttatgatgttgaccaggctagcctcaaactcacagagatgcatttGCATCTGCCTCTTGaccactgggactaaaggtgtacaccaccacatcgGCCCCCATTGCAAGTCACTCTTCTCATCAAAATATCAGAACTGGTAGAGTTTATGACATCAAAACAAGCCTCCCAGGATGGAAATTGTGTTCCTTGGTGATGGCATACACGTCCCACACAACTGTCGGTGACAAGCCTGAGGTCTCACTCTTTACCTGTCTCCCCCAAATTTCTTTTGTCCCAACTCACAGGCTTTGCCCCATCTTCCCTAGAGAAGTGAGGACCACTGGGGAGGGTAGACTGTGCAGAGCCTGCTTCTGATGTGCTTTTTGGACTTCTAGGCCTGGACAGACAGCCGGCTGCAATGGGATGCTGAAGAGTTTGGAAACATCACTGTCCTGCGCCTGCCCTCCGACATGGTGTGGCTGCCGGAGATTGTGCTGGAGAACAAGTTGAGAGGAGCTCTCCCagacccccctccctcctcctgctccccttccGTGTGCCCCTCAGCCTGCACCTCCGACCCTgcctgccctcccttcctcccctgcctGACTGCCCAGGGCACACAGTGACCATGGTCCCCACCCCACAGCAATGACGGCTCCTTCCAGCTTTCCTTCGCCTGCAACGTGCTCGTTTACAATTCGGGCGCTGTGACCTGGCTGCCACCATCCATCTTCCGTTCCTCCTGCCCCATCTCGGTCACCTACTTTCCTTTTGATTGGCAGAACTGCTCCCTCAAATTCAGGTGCGTCCACCTGAATGTCTCTCGGTCCAGGGCACCCTGCCGGGGGCAGGAGGTGGTGAATGAAATGCTCTCAGGCAGAGGCCTTGGTCCCGTGCTGACCACAATCCTCTCAGACCACGGCCTTCCCCAGCTAgccctcccctctctgcctccacctcccgccCTCAGAAGCCCCATCCAGAGACTCAAGGTCACTCTTTGCCTACTGATCTCTCCAGTTCACTCAAGTATACAGCCAAGGAGATCAGACTTAGCCtgaagctggaggaggaggaagatggccGCACCTACCCCATCGAGTGGATTATCATTGACCCTGAGGGTTTCACAGGTACTTCAGACACCATGGTGGACTGGCCCTGAAGACACATACATTGTGGATGTGCATACAGTCACACCAGCACCTCACACACTCACAGCTAGGACACCAACGTGTGTACAGGCAGGGACGGCATGCAAGCACAGCCTACATACCTACGTTTACTGACCCAAAGAGACTCCAGAGTCAGAGCGGAAGGAAGCAGGGACACTGTTATCACTACTACCCTCAACACATTCAGGACATACTTGTGAATATGGCAGAGTCTCTGCGGGTGGATGTGGCTGATACAGGGGTGATCAGGCCTTTTCCTCACCTAGAGAGCCTGGAGATGTGGCTGGGGTCCCATGGATAGATATAGGGCTGATACAGGGGTGATTGGGCCTTTTCCTGCACCTAGAGAGCCTGGAGATGTGGCTGGGGTCCCTTGGATGAATGTAGGGCTGATACAGGGGTGATCAGGCCTTCCTGCACCTAGAGAGCCTGGAGATGTGGCTGGGGTCCCTTGGATGGATGTAGGGCTGATACAGGGGTGATCGGGCCTTCCTGCACCTAGAGAGCCTGGAGATGTGGCTGGGGTCCCTTGGATGGATGTAGGGCTGATACAGGGGTGATCGGGCCTTCTTGCACCACAGACTGCATCTGGGAGAAGCTCAGCTCTGTGGGGCTCCCTGCTCAGCCCTGTCCAGAAGAAGAACCTGAGTCTTCCAGTTTCAGGTTGGGACATCCTAGATGGGAGTTTTATACTCATCTAATGTTCTCCCTAAGATCTAGGCCAAGGAAGAATGGACAAGAAATGGTACTGGAGCTTTGGTTTTTAACTTGGAAGACAGACTCAAAAGAGCATGGtaatctgtaatctcagtactggggaggcagaaacagctgCCCAGTTTCAAAACCAGTCTGGTCCACACaaggagtttcaggccagccagggctacatgccaagacctgtttcaaaaagctaacaaaacaaaaggggaagaaaagtcagtgtggtggtgcatacctgtaatccctgtaCTTCATAGGCCAGgataggaggatcatgagttcaaaggcagccttgactacatagtgataCCATAATACCAGCCTGAACTGCCAACTCTAGGACTGAGAGCATATGTTtgagtttaatatatatatattgtttgctCTGTGTTTGGGGGTGAGGGGATTCAAGCtatgccatagcacatgtgtcaaggtcagagggcaattagcatgagtcagttctctcctttctggAGTCCcagaattcaggtcatcagacttggcagacACCTTCCAACTCAtggagccatctcattggctcctgacagtgagttttaaaaactttatctTTAATTGTCACACAACCTACTTTTGACTtgttataactttaaaaaaaatattacttatctattttatgtgtctCAGTgtcttgtctgtgtgtatgtctgcatatcagaagagggcatctgatcccgtGGGACtccagttacagacagttgtgagcagccatgtgggtgctggaaattgaacccaggtcctctggaagagctgccaagtgctcttaactgctgagccatctctccagacccttgtgATACCTTTTAAGTCAAAATATATTACTTATTTGAACCCtgtatggcttcagcttctgggtTTTTTCCctaaggggagagagagacagagagacagagagagagagagagagagagagagagagagaagagagagagacagagagagagagagagacagagagagcaaaaaaaaacaaaacaaacaaaaaccatacaaGAAACCCcccagaaaaaaatcagaggaaaacttCTTCCCCAGAGACAGACCCCACAGTACCCACGACTCCTCCATGCCTCAGCCCCCTCAGACAACACCCCAAGCCTGCCTTGCTCCATCCCGGCCCTTCATTCCATCCCAAGAGCCCTTGGCCCCATGGGTTCCCTTCTCCAGCTTGATCCCAAGCTGTCCTTCTATATCCCTCAGAGAATGGTGAATGGGAGATCATCCACCGGGCAGCTAAGGTCAATGTGGACCCCAGTGTCCCGATGGACAGCACCAACCACCAAGACATCACCTTCTACCTCATCATCCGCCGCAAGCCTCTCTTCTACATCATCAACATCCTGGTACCCTGTGTGCTCATCTCCTTCATGATCAACCTGGTCTTCTACCTGCCAGGCGACTGTGAGCCTCATGTCCCCACCCCGTCTCCCTGGCAGCCTCTCCCCAGGCCCCCTAGCACAGGGGTTCCAGCCGCCCTTCTCTCGTGGTGAGAGAAGCCATGACTGTGGATGGCATTGTGTATAACTCAGCAGGAACggcaggcaggcctggctggTCTTTGGTTTAGGAACTGCGTGTTGGGGTTCTACTAGGATGCCTGGGAACTTTCCAAGTGGCGGGGGCTGGGCAAACATATAGTTAGTGTTGATCACTTACCTAATTTTATGCTTGAAATGCTTTGAGAAACAGGGAGTTTGAGATTAGGGTTTGTTTGATTAGATCTCTCAACTAACAAGCTGTGGAGTCAGGATTTAAACCCAGGCACAGGATGCTGTACTCTGTGATGCTCATCATGGTATTGTGAAGAGTGGTAGCAGGGCCCTGCCATGGGGGGCCTTGTGGACTGGAAGGGTGAGCTTCCAGCTAGGTCTTACTCTCCAGGTGGAGAGAAGACATCAGTGGCCATCTCGGTGCTCCTGGCCCAATCTGTCTTCCTGTTGCTTATCTCCAAGAGGCTGCCTGCCACATCCATGGCCATCCCCCTGGTAGGCAAGTGAGTATCGCCCTGCCCACGCCCAGGCCTGCCCGTGCCCCTGGCCCTTAGTCCCCAGCTCCAGGCATGGTGTGTACCCTCAGGTTCCTGCTCTTCGGTATGGTGCTGGTCACCATGGTCGTGGTCATCTGTGTTATCGTGCTTAACGTCCACTTCCGAacacccagcacccatgtgctgTCCGAGGGAGTCAAGAAGGTGAGCGTTTGCCTGAAGCTGGAAACCGAGTCCTGGCCAGGGCGAGCGTTGGGAACGATGAGTATGCTCAGAAGTACCGCAGAAGCACTGGTCCTGTGGCGCTATCCTCGGCTCcactaaactttaaaaaaaaaaagggggccagttaggtggctcagtgggttggagcacctgccaccaagcttggCCACCTGAGCTtgaatcccaggacccacatggtataaAGGGGAGGATTGactccacacacataaataaataaataaataaataaataaataaataaataaataaataaataaataaataaataaatgcaattttaaaagtaaaacaaaatgaggCAGTAATTttggtgaggacacagaggacagGGTGCTTGGAACAAGCCTGTCTTTGCTCCAAGCCTCTCCCGGCCAGCAGGCTCTTCTGGAACAGGTCATCTTCAGAATGATGGCTCTGTAGCTCTTTAACAGCATTTGTCTTTAATTGCTTGAAGGGAGAGCTCAACATTCAGACTTTTATTTattgggacagggtcttactaaacAGCTTATAAAAAGAGGGAGAATGGGTATAGAGATCagctggtagagggcttgcctagcatacacaaggcccgtTACTGAATGTGAACCCAGCTGAcgacacaggcctgtaatcctcaagggaggagcagaagttcaaggtcattctcagctacatggtgagttctaggctaacctgggatacaggagaccctgattcaaataaagaaaaggaaaagaagaggaagaggaagaagaaagaggaggggggaaaggaggaggctggggtgtggctctgtgATAAAGTGTGtgctcagccgggtggtggtggcgtacacctttaatcccagcacccgggaggcagagccaggcagatgtctgtgagttcgaggccagcctggtctacagagcgagatccaggatatttccctgtcttgaaaaaccaagaaaaaagcaTATGTTCAAACtcttaattctcctgcctcagccttctgaatgctaggagtAAAGGTATGTATCCTCACCctcaactttttgtttttaatatttattttcagtgaCCGAGTTCTGCTCTGTCTGAGTGATGAGGGAGAGTTGACAGCATCCTTCATGCCAATCAGTGGGGGATCTGGGAAACAGATGATGGGTCAGCCTGGGAGTTGTATGTGGCGATGGCAACCAGAGACATCAGAATGTGTAAAAGTCACTGCACATTTGTGAAATGGCCTATCTTGTGTCCCCTTGACTGCTCAAGTTCTTCCTGGAGATCCTGCCCAAGCTCCTGCACATGTCCCAGCCAGCAGAGGACGACCCTGGCCCCAGGACCCCCATCCGGAGGAGCAGCTCCCTGGGATACATCTCCAAGGCCGAGGAGTATTTCTCTCTTAAGTCCCGCAGTGACCTCATGTTTGAGAAGCAGTCAGAGCGCCATGGGCTGGCCCGGCGCCTCACCACAGCCCGTGAGTTCTGGTAGCCTTGGAGCTTGGCCCATGTGTGGGCAGTGGGCATGGATAGGCATCACTCCTGCCCCCGACTCATGTCTACAGGCAGGCCCCCAGCAAGCTCCGAGCAGGCACAACAGGAGCTCTTCAGTGAGTTGAAGCCAGCTGTGGATGGGGCAAACTTCATCGTCAACCACATGAGGGACCAAAACAGTTACAATGAGGTGAGTGATCAGTGGTATACCGATCAAGGGAATTCTGTCTTCCCCTCATACACTTCGTGCCTCATAAGCCCACTTAGATGAAGAGATGCATGGTGGGTAAGGATCCCTTGATGTATGTTCTCCCAAGAAGGCAGAATTCCTTCATGAAACCCCACAGCATCACACTGGGTGAGGCCCAAGCTCGGGGGCCCAAACAGACGTACAACCCTACCCCACCAGGACACATTCCAAGTACTTCTTAGGGTCCCTCCTTTCTGCTGAGATACTCCAGACCATGTCAGGTGTTGATTATATTTGTTTTACTATTATGCTACttttgtggtactagggattgacTCAGAGCTTTATGTATGCTGGGAAAGCACAGTGCTAcagagctacactcccagcccagccccagaccTTTCAGAGGCAGCCATACTGGGTTGTCTACTCTTAAGCAACTTCTTAACAGTTCTTTATTATATACCCTGTTCATATATGGCTGGAAACAGCCCTGAATGGCTTAGGCCCTTCCTTAGTGGGATTGATGGGAGCCTGAGGTGGCCCCCACAGACACATAGAAGCCAAGTCTATGTGCCTCCATTTCTGGGGGTATGGGCCTGCAGTCTGAGGACTTCCCTCATCCCATGGTGTCCTGGCCCTCCTTGTAGGAGAAGGACAACTGGAACCAGGTGGCCCGCACACTGGACCGTCTCTGCCTGTTTGTGGTGACACCCGTGATGGTGGTGGGCACGGCCTGGATCTTCCTGCAGGGTGTCTACaaccagcccccaccccagcctttccCCGGGGACCCCTTCTCCTATGATGAGCAGGACAGGCGCTTCATCTAGGGTGAGCGCGAGTGGGCATCCGGGAAGACAGAAGTCTGAGAACAGCAGTCAGTTCCTGGCCGTGAGCTTGGGCCTAACCGATGCCGTGGGGCTGGGCTGAGGTCATGGTAGGGAGAGGCCCCCTCCCAGGAGCAATTTCTTTCCCAATAAAGGAGGGGGGACTTGAGATGGGCTGAGAGTGGACATGGTGGGAGGGAGGACCCAGGGATGGGGGAGAGGCAGGGGGCTTGCtcgggggggcgggggcagggagcTGACACTGGACTGGCTTCTTGGGAAGAGCACTGGAAGGGCCCTCAGCCTGAGCCGCTTCTCTGCCTGGCTCCCTTCCGGGGCAGGTCAGAACTGAGCTTCCTGTTTCTGTGCCTTCCTGTCCCACCTGCTCCTCAAACTCGGGCTCCCAGTGAGGGACTGTCCTGAGTGTGTCATCTGCCAGCCCCTGATTCCTTGGTCATTCCATCTGAGTCCTTCTGAGAAGCTGGGGACTGGTGTGGGAGGGTCGTGCTTGGCATCAATTAAGGCCCCATCAGCCTGAGTCACACATATCTTAGAACACCAGGCCCCAGCCCCCCAAGGCATCCCTACACCAATTCCCTTCCTCCTTGTCCCCAGGTTCCCCAAACCAGGGTTGCTTTGCAATATTTGAGGCACACTTATAATAAAGAATTGTCTGAAGTTCAAATTTAAATGTGTACCcagttgtctttttgtttgtttgttttgtttttgttgttgttgttgtttttcgagacagggtttctctgtgtagctttggagtctgtcctgggactcactctgtagaccaggctggccttgaactcatggcaatccacctggctctgcctcctgagtactgggatttatGATGCTAGGGGTGGAACCCACAGGCCTGCACGGAGGCAAGCCTTCCCAGCAGTCAGCTGCACCCCAGCCCTTAGCTGCAGAGTCTTCTTCATCTGCACGGTGCATGAGGTCAGACCCATTCTCAAGTTGTGATCAACACTGAGTGTGTTTGTTGGGGTAAAAGTGCCTGTGTTCCAGAAACCTAGGGAACTCCGAGGGTCATTTCTGATCCTGGTCCTCATTTGTGGGTGGGTTGCAGGACACAGGCAGAGGGGTTTGTGCCCAGGGTTCTTGCATCCTAGCCTATCACTGTGGCAGAGAGGAGCCCAGACAGGAGACAGGGGCCCAATCATCTGCCTCCTTGTTGCACTGATGTAAGGTTATCACAGCTCAGTCTATTTCATCACAGTGAAGTGCTGATGCCATTTGGTCCTGACAGCAGCAGGTAAGGGTTTGCATCTCGAGATGTGACTGAGAAAAAGGAAACCCATTTCAACCCCAAACCAACTCTAACTGCATCCAGACTGAACTGTCTACAAACTCAAGGGGAAGTTCAGGAAGAGCAGCTTGACCCACACATACCAGAGAGGCCGGGAGTCCAGGACTCCCCAGATTTACCCAGCCATCTCTATACACGAAGAGCTGGAAGAGGTCCTCATCTGCCGTCACTGGCTACGTCTCTGGGCCATTCAGTGGCACTCCTGGAACCCTGCCATATGGTGGCATCGCGGGCAGCAGGGCCACCAACTAGTCCTCCTTGTTCCAGCTAAGACTGTGGACTCTCCAGAGGTGACAAGCCCCAAATGCCATACTCAACCAAGCTCGTCAGCACCCTGAGGAGCTGTCGGGACTGGTCCTCCATGGTTGACTTAGAACCCCATCTCCTTGTGGCCCAGGATTTCCCAGGAGGCAGTGGGGCAAGCCTGGACTCCCCAGTCCAGCGGAGCCACCGGTCTTCTCAACGGACGGCACATCAGTTATGAGTGAACTAGGCTTCAAGGACAAACTGCAATGAGCCGTAGCCATGGCTTAAGCAAGCAGGTGTCCTTATCCTCACATAGTAAGAATTCAGAGGCAGCGACggttgtcaaaaataaataaataaataaaagcaactaGAGACTCAAATTATTGGCTACCCACCTAGACTGACTCGCACATCTCACTGGGCCTTGTTACTCAGGCTTGCTGCCTCAGGTTGAGAGCTGGCTGCCACAGCCCCATACCTTACATCTATGTTCTGGCAGGAAAGGAGCCTGTCCTTTATTACTCCTTTTCTCATGAGGCAAAGCTCCCCACCAGTTCAGGTGATGGCACAATTGTCTAgtatgcacgaagccctgggtttggtctccagcaccacCGTGTCAAACCCAGCCTGGTAAACACGGCAGttgagagggcagaggcaggggctcaGGAGCTCAATTTGCTCCTTAGCTATTCAGATGgcctgaggccagtctgggctacacaagactgtgTCTCCAAGGCTTTGAAAACATGGCGGGAGGCaaatgagacagctcagtgagaaGAAGCTCTTGCCAGGAAAGCCTAACAACCCATGTTTGATTTCCCCCAAACCCAAATAAACGCAGAATGGAGAACACACTCAAAAATGTTGCTCTCTGGGCCAggtgtagtagcacacacctttaatccagcactcaggaggcagaggcaggtggatctttgagtttgaggccagcctggtctgtagagagagttgcaggacagccagggctacacagagaaaccctgtctcaaaaaacaaacaaaagaaatgttgcTTTCTGacctacccccccccacacacacaccatggccatAGCATGTGCAGGTTCCTCATACTCATAATCACaataataatatacattttttaaaaaaccttccCATGAACCTCTGGAGCATCTTgactcagggtttctgttgctgtgatcaaacaccacgaccaaaagcagcttgggaggaaagggttgatttcagcttacagttgtagTTCATCATACAGGGAAGCCAGgccaggaacccaaggcaggaacctggagccaggaactgaagcggaggccatggaggaacactgctcactgggTTGTTTGTTCATagcctgctcagcttgctttcttatacgaTTCAGAACCATCTACCAAGGGGTGGCATTGCCTTCGTGAGCGGGCTCACATTCCCACCCATCATtgaccaagaaaatgccctacagacttgtgTACAGGCAGTCTGGATGGAGGCCTTTCCTCAGCTgagaggttcctcttcccagataatgctcgcttgtgtcaagtggacaataAACAAACGTGCCCACAACAACCACAGACCAGGCTCCTTTGTGAACCAATGCAGTCACGTCATGATTTGATCAATGAGATGTGAGCCATGTCTGTAAGTCCAGAATCTTCGGATTGAGCCAGCCACAGACTAAAAATGTGTGGAGGAAAAATTTGTGTCTGAATGGTACACAgactttttcttgttattattcaCTGATCCATAAAGCGTGACATACAGCATCGACACTGCATTTCGATTGGCTCCCCGTGGGGACTGAGGAGGAAGTGTCGCTAGCTAGCTTCTCCAGCCCTTGTCACAGTGGTGGCAAGAAAGAAGCTTCTGGAATGAAGAGACCCACGCGCATGCTTCTCCCTTAGTAGGCTTTCCCTCTCCACACCAGACTCTCCCAGGAGGCTCCACCCCTCCTAAGTGACTTGCCCTGCAAAGAAGGACAAGACCCCTCTCCCAGAGCACAGAGGAGAGGGTAGACAAGCGGAGCAACAGTCTTCGTGGGCAGGGAGGCGTCACAGTACAGTCTTacactctccccttcctctccccgaCACTTGTGGCAAGGCAAGGGGGGAGGGACTAGAGGAAGGGCAGGTGGCCACTGCTCACACCACTTCCTGGCTATAGAGACCATTGCTCATCCTTGGCAAAGAGGAGCCAGGTGGGAGTTGAGTCAGAGACACTGATGTccggaaaaaaaagatgaaggaatgCATCTGGGGACaccagagagcaaatgagagggCCAGAGGCTTCGGAAGCGGAAAGGAACCTTCGGCTTTGGACCCCACAGGGAAAGCGTGTCTCCCAGGTGTTTAGTGAGTGAATCTTTGCAGGAAAACAGGAGCcttcagaggaaacaggaacccAGTGCAGGTCTGGCACCAAGGACAAGCCACCCACAAGGTACCCCGTGGAAGAGGAGTCAATTCGACAGATGGCGGGAGAAGATGGGTACCGCCACCACTCCCTGCTCGCATTCAGAGTCCTGGTGGACATGAAGGACTTGAGGCCTTTCAGGGGGCCGGCTTCTGAGCCTGACTTCTCAGTTCTAACACACACTGCACTGTCACAGACATCTGGTAGGGTGGGGGGTGTCTCCTAATACACAATGAGCAGGCTGCTTGGAACAGTCGGCCACATGACAGGTGGCCCAAGTGTTGACACAGCCAACAGCAGCAAGTCCCCTGCTCCTAGACCAGCCCCAACCTCGTCCTTCGATGGTGACAAGTCGCAAAGTAAATAGGACTCATTCCCCAGTCCTTCCTTCTCCTACAGTCCCCTCCTCTGGCTCTTGGGGACACATCCTAAAGTCAGGCCTGCCTGCCCCAGTGGCCCATGAGTCTCCCAAGGAGCTTGACGCATCCCTGGATCTCCCCAGCCTCGCACAGGACCTGCCATTATTTGTCTGGCCGTTTTATGAACTGCAGCCCGACTGACAAGCCACTGTCCACAGGTGGCTTAGTACAAgaaccccccctacacacacacacacacacacacacacacacacacacacacacacacacacacattctaaatCCTTCTCAGCTCTCCTAATCCCAAAGCTTACTGGGTCTGTGTCCCCTGCCTCAGGGCATGGGAGAAGCTGCCATGGCCACCTTATTGTCAATGCTGTAGTCTTCCAACGTGCTGCAGCCTTCTCCAGTCGGTGGCCTGTGGGTCACATGCTGCCCAAGATGCAGCCCTACATACTTGTAAAGGATATGACACTGTCAAAAGGTTAGCCGCTCTGTAGGGGCTTCTTTCCTCTGTCTTGGTCCAGTGGACCAAGTGAGTGACCCACAAAGGCACTGGGCTACTGGGAGAGTGTTGAGATACTGAGTTGAAGTCACGGGGAACCCCATGTATAAATCAGGCCTACACAACACCTTCACACCTCCCTGAGACAGAATGAGGGTACCTGATCAGCCACCACCAGCCTCCTCAGCAccacccccttcccacctccatctGTCCTTGGCCATTTGCTGGGTCTCCTAGCTGGAAAAATAGGGGTAGGGACTGAAGCCACTAAGTGTGAGGGTGGGCTGTCTCTGTTAAGACAGTCTTGAGAGTGCCCTGTCTCTGTTGGGCCTATTCCATCCCTCTCCCCTGGCTGGCCCAGGTAATCTGAGCCCAGATGGTACATATCCTGGAACAGCTGACAATGCTGTGGTCAGGCAGCTGGTGGGGCCAGCTAGAGCTGGCAGGGGTGGCTGGGATGGGAATGTGGGTTGACACACGACACCTCAGCCCACCCTACCCCATCCTCCAGACCTCGAGGGCTACTGTCCCACCCACTGCTGAGCAGAGCTGAGGCACCATGCGTGGAGACCAGGGACCTCAGCTCCTCTTGCCACTGCTGGCTGTCTGCCTGGGTGTGACATGAGGGGACCTGAGACCTAGGGTGGGGTGTGTGGGAGGAACAGATCAGGAGCACCAGGCTACAGTGGATGGAGGGTCTGGGGGGGGTTATCTgtgctctccccagccccagcacccCGAGTCTCCACCTTGTCCCTCTGTGCTTCCGTTCCTCTGGAATGAGTCTCCCTGTCTGTCGCAGGGGCCCAGGGCCTCAACCAAGAGGAGCGCCTGCTTGCTGACCTGATGCGGAACTACGACCCCCATCTGCGGCCTGCGGAGCATGACTCGGATATAGTCAACGTCAGTCTGAAACTTACCCTGACCAACCTCATCTCCCTGGTGagctgggggggcggggcagaCGATGGGCACCAGggtcctggggaggaaagggatgggaaTTTAGCTCTGTCTTCTGTACCCCAGAATGAGCGAGAGGAGGCCCTCACGACCAACGTCTGGATAGAAATGGTAAGAAGCCACTGCTGTATCTTTCTGCTTATTTCGGTCGTCCCCACGCCCTGCCCTGTCCCCCACCCTCTGCGCGGCCTCTTGGGCCCTCCAGGCTGGCTTgccactctccagccctgtgtggcCCAGGGCAGAGGCCCGGCAACTGCCTCTTCATCCGTAGCAGTGGTGTGACTACCGCCTGCGCTGGGACCCACAAGACTACGAGGGCCTGTGGATCCTGAGGGTGCCGTCCACCATGGTCTGGCGGCCAGATATCGTGCTGGAGAACAAGTGAGGCGGGGGCCTGGGCAGCAAATGAAGGATACCAGGGTCCGGCAGGATGaggagagctggagaaagagaaagaagaggatggCAGGGTGCTGCAAGGTGCCAGGCTGAGGGTGGGACCCCAAGCATAGATACTGGTCCAGGGCGCCAGACTTGACTCTAGTCCTGGCTTCCTGTAATGTGTTAGCCATCTGGTTGGGCTTTTCCCATCCCTGCGATCAGGAGCCAATTTTAACAACCCGAGAAATGGTGAGAGGTCACCGTGACACACAAGGTCAAGGtcaggtgctctgcaagagcgTCGTAGTGTTGGCTATTTTGCCATTACTGTAGTTATTAACACtgagaaggagaagcagggatTATGAGGTGATTGTGGGGGCTCCGACTCTCCCAGacctctgttctcatctcaggtcCAGAGCAGACCTGGAGGTTGCTGGGGTGATACCTGAGTGATACTAGATGAGGGCCCAGCAGGAATGTGGCAGTCTGGGGGACTGTGCCTGAGAGCCCATCCATGCGAGGCGGAGAGCTAGTCTGGGGCTGTGGGATCTCTGCCACAGCTCTGTACACTGGCCTGTGCACACAGCGTGGACGGCGTCTTCGAGGTGGCCCTCTACTGCAACGTGCTCGTGTCCCCTGACGGCTGCATCTACT
This genomic window from Peromyscus leucopus breed LL Stock chromosome 13, UCI_PerLeu_2.1, whole genome shotgun sequence contains:
- the Chrnd gene encoding acetylcholine receptor subunit delta — protein: MAGPVPILGLLAALVVCGSWALNEEQRLIQHLFQEKGYKKELRPVARKEDRVDVALTLTLSNLISLKEVEETLTTNVWIDHAWTDSRLQWDAEEFGNITVLRLPSDMVWLPEIVLENNNDGSFQLSFACNVLVYNSGAVTWLPPSIFRSSCPISVTYFPFDWQNCSLKFSSLKYTAKEIRLSLKLEEEEDGRTYPIEWIIIDPEGFTENGEWEIIHRAAKVNVDPSVPMDSTNHQDITFYLIIRRKPLFYIINILVPCVLISFMINLVFYLPGDCGEKTSVAISVLLAQSVFLLLISKRLPATSMAIPLVGKFLLFGMVLVTMVVVICVIVLNVHFRTPSTHVLSEGVKKFFLEILPKLLHMSQPAEDDPGPRTPIRRSSSLGYISKAEEYFSLKSRSDLMFEKQSERHGLARRLTTARRPPASSEQAQQELFSELKPAVDGANFIVNHMRDQNSYNEEKDNWNQVARTLDRLCLFVVTPVMVVGTAWIFLQGVYNQPPPQPFPGDPFSYDEQDRRFI